A genomic window from Misgurnus anguillicaudatus unplaced genomic scaffold, ASM2758022v2 HiC_scaffold_29, whole genome shotgun sequence includes:
- the LOC129451121 gene encoding uncharacterized protein, translating into MFRGEVFAYPLYLQKKMACKPVKFFAMDVACKYWPYLKRVSEKCPELQDLLSMKPFLSVFHAKAHDFKCEVKWSGAYQEGAGLTLGEEVEQCNAFLSRIAVTTKHMAKAVRTDMLTVMAMRWNQQKMSNLASTLARRYQKATIALQRQLQSLEIMKTEMAVTDDQLQGWITDVNEWAEGTTSSTDSDVAAVARRIEELVTSIKRRSQRLYKDNDGCKGRARIRRKIRKGKMLLNSVVVQYNAMVPNAENLDLDTVLSDDIIWPWQLPHNDSVGLRTKRKAFDMVMAVRRLEEEKKILITEMEKHWTSLCTRADTLKEMSSQLCSTTSSEMWGLSKEGIQGLQSLAKKNTQAINRIRKHTKNCYLHVLTGTEVNLESDSDEYNSDSELSEDETEGV; encoded by the exons ATGTTCAGGGGGGAGGTTTTTGCTTACCCTCTGTACCTCCAGAAAAAAATGGCTTGTAAGCCAGTGAAATTCTTTGCTATGGATGTTGCGTGCAAGTATTGGCCTTACCTCAAAAGAGTGAGTGAGAAATGCCCTGAGCTTCAGGATCTGCTCTCAATGAAGCCGTTTCTTTCAGTGTTTCATGCTAAAGCCCATGACTTCAAATGCGAG gTAAAATGGAGTGGGGCGTACCAGGAGGGGGCTGGTTTGACTCTTGGGGAGGAGGTGGAGCAGTGTAATGCCTTCCTTTCAAGAATTGCTGTTACCACTAAGCACATGGCAAAAGCAG TACGCACAGACATGCTCACAGTCATGGCCATGCGCTGGAATCAGCAAAAGATGAGCAACTTGGCTTCCACACTTGCCCGCCGATATCAAAAG GCCACAATAGCCCTGCAAAGACAGTTGCAGAGCCTGGAGATCATGAAAACTGAAATGGCAGTCACAGATGATCAACTGCAGGGCTGGATCACTGATGTCAATGAGTGGGCAGAAG GGACAACATCCTCAACTGATTCTGATGTTGCTGCTGTGGCCAGACGAATTGAGGAGCTGGTCACCAGTATTAAAAGGAGATCACAACGTCTTTATAAAGACAATGATGGCTGCAAGGGTCGTGCCCGGATACGCAGAAAGATCAGAAAGGGAAAGATGCTTTTAAATTCTGTGGTGGTTCAATATAACGCCATGGTTCCCAATGCAGAAAACCTGGATTTGGACACCGTTCTTTCAGATGACATCATTTGGCCATGGCAGCTTCCACACAATG ACTCTGTAGGTCTAAGGACAAAAAGGAAGGCATTTGACATGGTAATGGCAGTAAGGAGGCTTGAGGAAGAGAAGAAGATTCTCATTACTGAGATGGAAAAACATTGGACATCTCTTTGCACCCGTGCAGACACCCTGAAAGAGATGTCATCCCAGCTTTGCAGTACCACATCAA GTGAGATGTGGGGCCTGAGTAAAGAAGGAATCCAAGGTCTACAGAGCTTAGCCAAGAAGAACACACAAGCCATCAACAGAATACGAAAGCACACAAAGAACTGTTATTTGCATGTTTTGACTGGAACAGAAGTAAACTTGGAAAGTGATTCAGATGAATACAATAGTGACTCTGAACTTTCAGAAGATGAAACAGAGGGTGTGTAA
- the LOC129425695 gene encoding uncharacterized protein, translating to MSDPKRNQLLDEINCLFNQAEDMDELQRLHEVTSMQQEASSIQPRMQQEASSIQPPTVKWIKRDSEGNIVYGRPRFSRKQAAGLSHRQTGKTDVSLSSAPETSVEMTDDFSHINAENFLQVLQRSLGEGFDDQEKPLQASSDWSVRKSLVSGWWEKVRPRLVDKMVAKQHVASPVCQKCYLSPAMIHCCECRPHPFLCARCDISIHKAQVFHNRDSITDGFFQPLPPTSCYVEKVLSQCVCLVPMEMPGRICSCPQSLSVITGKPISVVTMNGKENFGDGHHFR from the exons ATGTCAGATCCTAAGCGGAACCAACTTTTGGACGAGATCAACTGTCTTTTCAACCAGGCAGAAGACATGGATGAACTCCAAAGGCTGCATGAGGTCACCAGCATGCAACAAGAGGCATCATCCATCCAGCCTCGCATGCAACAAGAGGCATCATCCATCCAGCCTCCAACTGTGAAGTGGATTAAGAGGGACAGTGAAGGGAACATTGTTTATGGGAGGCCAAGATTCTCCAGAAAGCAAGCAG CTGGTCTTAGCCACAGACAAACTGGAAAGACTGATGTTTCCCTTTCCAGTGCTCCGGAAACCAGTGTGGAAATGACTGATGACTTTTCTCACATAAACGCTG AGAATTTCCTACAAGTGCTACAGCGCTCACTGGGTGAAGGTTTTGATGACCAAGAAAAACCACTGCAAGCCTCCAGTGATTGGTCAGTAAGAAAAAGTCTTGTCTCAGGGTGGTGGGAGAAAGTGAGACCCCGGTTGGTGGATAAAATGGTGGCTAAGCAGCATGTGGCAAGTCCAGTCTGCCAGAAATGTTACCTCAGTCCAGCCATGATCCACTGTTGTGAGTGTCGACCACACCCCTTCCTCTGTGCCCGTTGTGACATCAGCATCCACAAGGCTCAAGTCTTCCACAACAGGGACTCAATTACAGATGGTTTCTTTCAGCCATTGCCTCCGACATCCTGTTATGTGGAGAAGGTTCTTAGCCAGTGTG TGTGTCTTGTACCCATGGAGATGCCAGGGAGAATATGTAGCTGTCCTCAGAGTTTAAGTGTCATAACTGGAAAACCCATTTCTGTGGTTACAATGAATGGTAAGGAGAACTTTGGGGATGGGCATCACTTCCGCTAA